The genomic stretch AGCGGTAGCGGACGTTTGGCCACCTACCGCAAGCGCTGAACGGACGCGAAGCGCGTCATCCTGCTCTTGCTGGGTCGCGACAACACGGCAGGTCATGGACGGCGAGACCTCAGTCCCGCAGCGGGCCCTTTGTCGGCGCGTTCCGATTCAGGCTCTGGGGCAGCAGCCGCTTCTTCTCGCGCTGCTCCTTCAGGACATTGTCGAGCGCCTCACGGATGTCTTGCGGCAGAGGCTGCGCCGCCACCGCGCTGCACCGGTTCCGGGTCTCCAGCGGGTCCTCCGAGAGGTCGTAGCACTCGTATTCACGGGGATGAACCGCGCCGTGGCGACCTCGTCCGTGTTCCCCGCCGCACCCGCGAAGAAGCGCGGGTTGTCCGAGTAGCAGCTGTACTTCCAGAGCGTGTCTCCCGTGAGTTCGGGAAGACGGGTGACCACCGTCTCGATGTGCTTGGGCTGGATGACGCCCGCGAACTCCTGGCCGGTGAGGTTGTTGGTCATCTGGAGCCCCGACTCGACGTTGTCGTCGGTCATGAAATAGATGGGCTCATGCCGCTCGGACTCCCGTCCCAGCACCAGACCGGACAGGTCCCTGCCCACCAGCGGCTGCGCCTCCGAGTGGTCCCGCGCCAGCTCTCGCCGGGCCGCATCCGCGTCGATTCCGGCGAGTCCCAGCAGCGTCGGCACCAGGTCCACGTGCGACGTCACCAACTCCGTCCTCCGGGGCTCAGGAAACAGCCCTGGTTTGGAGATGACGCACGGCACGTGCAGCGTCTCCTGATAGGCGTTGTACCACTTCTGCATCATGCCGCCGTGAGCCCCGAGCATCTCACCATGGTCGGACGTGAGGACGACGATGGTGTTGTCGAAGAAGGAGGTCTTCTTGAGATGCTCGTAGACTCGCTGGATGTGTTTACTCACCTCCGCCATGAGGAAGTAATAGAACTGCCGGTACGACGCGGTATCGCGCTGCGGCAGGTACATGCGCGGATACGTG from Myxococcus xanthus encodes the following:
- a CDS encoding sulfatase-like hydrolase/transferase, translating into MSSFVNLHDIVFSGLPWFTEFSNLQQAGKLPEVAASPTAGESLESKPRCQKDYVYTYPRMYLPQRDTASYRQFYYFLMAEVSKHIQRVYEHLKKTSFFDNTIVVLTSDHGEMLGAHGGMMQKWYNAYQETLHVPCVISKPGLFPEPRRTELVTSHVDLVPTLLGLAGIDADAARRELARDHSEAQPLVGRDLSGLVLGRESERHEPIYFMTDDNVESGLQMTNNLTGQEFAGVIQPKHIETVVTRLPELTGDTLWKYSCYSDNPRFFAGAAGNTDEVATARFIPVNTSATTSRRTRWRPGTGAARWRRSLCRKTSVRRSTMS